The sequence below is a genomic window from Arthrobacter sp. U41.
GCGGCGCAGCTGGCCGCCTCCGGGGACACTGTGCTCCTGGCCCCGGCGGCTGCGTCCATGGATCAGTTCTCTTCCTACGCTCACCGTGGCGACGCCTTCATCGAAGCTGTCCGCGAGCTCGTGGAAGGGCAGGCTCAGACCAGCGAGGAGTAACAATGGTCAGCACGCCCACACGTAACCCCGCGGCCACACCGGCCGCCGGAAAGCCGCCCGCCGCGAAGGCGCCGGCAGCGGCACCTTCGGCGCCCGGGACACCCAAAGGCCCGCAACGGGCCGGCCGTAAGATTCGGGGCTGGTACCGGGGATTCTGGTCTGCCCTGGAAGGCTCGGGCAAGTCCCGCAACGGCTCCACGTACTACCTCATCCTGGGCTCCACGCTTGCGCTGACGGCGATCGGCATCCTGATGGTGCTCTCCGCGTCCAGCGTTGAGGCCATCGCCGCGGGGGAGTCGCCCTACACCGCCGCCCTGAAGCAGGGGACGTTCGCCGGGCTCGGCCTGTTCAGCATGTTCCTGCTCTCCCGGGTCAACGTGGTCTGGCTCAAGCGCGGCGCCTGGATCGCCATCATCGTGGCGTTCGCGCTGCTGGTGCTGGTGCTGCTCGTCGGCCGCAGCGCCCTCGGCAACCAGAACTGGATTGACGTCGGACCCTTCACCTTCCAGCCCTCCGAGGCCGCCAAACTGGCGCTTGCGCTGTGGATGGCCACGGTGCTGGACCGCAAGGCCAAGCTGCTGTCCCAGGCCAAGCACGCCCTGATCCCCGTAGTGCTCCCGGGAGCCGCCGGCGTGATCGGACTCATCCTGATGGGCAACGACCTCGGCACCGCCATGATCGTCATGATGATCACGGCGGCCGCACTGTTCTTCGCCGGGGTGCGGCTGTACCTGTTCGGCATCGCCGGGGTCTTCCTCGCCGCGGGCACGGCCGTCCTGGCCATCACCAGTCCCAACCGGGTCTGCCGCATCCTGTCCTGGACCGGCCAGACCTGCGCGGACGGCTCCGACCTGAACTACCAGTCCACCAACGGGCTGTACGGGCTCGCCTCCGGCGGATGGTTCGGGGTGGGGCTCGGCCAGAGCCGGCAGAAGTACAGCTGGATCCCGGAAGCCCACAACGACTTCATCTTCGCCATCATCGGCGAGGAACTCGGGCTGGTCGGAACCTTCGTGGTGCTGGTCCTCTTCGCCATCCTCGGCACCGCCATCTACCGCGTTGTCGTCGCGCAGAAGGACATGTTCCACCGCGTCCTGGCCGGCACCATCATGGTGTGGCTGCTCGGCCAGGCAACGGTCAACATGGCCGTGGTCACCGGCCTGGCCCCCGTGGTCGGCATCCCGCTGCCGTTCATTTCCTACGGCGGCTCGGCGCTGCTCATGTCGCTGTGCGCGATCGGCGTAGTCTTGTCCCTGGCCCGGGCACAGATGGCGCCCGGCCTCCGGCCGAAGCGTCTGTTCAGGTTCGGACCGGCCGGACTGGCGGCCACCCTGCGGAAGCGGTCCGCTGCCCATGGCACAGCCACGAAAGAAGACACGAAGGACGCCAGGAACGCAGCCAGGCGCCCGGCCGGCAGCACCGGCAAAAACCCGGCCCGGAACGCAGCCAAAGCCGCCACGGCTTCCGCGCCCGCGCCCGCCACCGGCCGGAAGGCCCCCGTGGACACCGGGGCCCCCCGGGCACCGGGCACCCGGACACCCGGCTCCAGAACCCCCGCCCCCAGCAATCCTGCACGAAAGCGTAAATAGGCCTCCATGAACACCGAGTCGTCAATCTCCGTCGTCCTCGCCGGCGGCGGAACAGCCGGGCACATCAGCCCGCTCCTGGCCATCGCGAACGCCCTCCGGGAGGCCCGCCCCGGGATGCGGCTGCTCGCCGTGGGAACACCGGCCGGGATGGAAACCCGGCTGGTCCCGGCCGCCGGGCTGGACCTCGCCACGATCAGCAGGGTCCCGTTCCCGCGCAGGCCCTCGCTGGAGATGCTGCGGCTGCCCGGCCGGCTGGCCGGCGCCGTGAAACAGGCCGGAGTGATCCTCGACGAAGCCAAAGCCGACGTCCTGGTCGGCGTCGGAGGCTATGTCTGCACGCCGATGTACCTCGCCGCCTGGCGCCGGAAGATCCCCATTGTCATCCACGAGGCGAACACCCGCCCGGGACTGGCCAACCGGGTGGGCGCACTGCTCGGCGGACACGTCGCCGTGGCTTTCGCCGCCACCAGGCTCGGCGCCTCCCGGCACGTCGGCATGCCGATGCGCCGGGAAATCTCCAGCCTGGACCGGAGCGCAGCCCGGGCCGAAGCCAGGGCGGGCCTCGGACTGGACCCGCAGCGTCCGGCCCTGGTTGTCACCGGAGGTTCCTCGGGCGCCCAGAGCATCAACCGCACCATCGCGGCTTCGCTCGGCCTGCTCGCGGACGCCGGCATCCAGACCCTGCACATCACCGGACGCGGCAAGGCGGTCCAGGACGCCGACGGCAGGCCCCTCGCGGCCCCCGGCTACCAGCAGCGCGAGTACGTGGACAGAATGGAAACGGTCTACGCCGCGGCCGATCTGCTGCTCGCCCGCTCCGGCGCCGCCACGGTCTGCGAGGTCGCCGCCGTCGGGCTTCCGGCCGTCTTCGTTCCGCTGCCCGTCGGAAATGGCGAACAGGCGCTGAACGCCGGCGGACTCGTCGCGGCCGGAGGCGCCCTGACCGTGGAGGACGGAGCGTTTTCGCCCGAGTGGGTCCGCGGGCAGATCATCCCGCTGCTGCAGGACCCGGACCGGCTCGCCCGGATGGCGGCCAGCGCCGAACAGCTCGGCATCCGGGACGCCGACCAGCGCATGGCCAGTCTCGTCCTTGAAACGGTGGCGTCTGCGAAGGCAAAGCCCGTAAAGCCCAGCAGGAAGTGGTAGCGGAATGACCCAGCCCGAACACCAGCACAGCTCCACGGACGCCCGCACCGGGCAGTCCCTCGGCCGGATGCACTTCATCGGCATCGGCGGCGTGGGAATGTCCGCCGTCGCCCGCATCATGGTGGCCAGAGGCCTGCCGGTCAGCGGCTCCGACGCCAAGGACCTGCCGGTCATGGCCGACCTGGCGGCGGCCGGGGCGCGGATCTGCGTCGGCTACGACGCCGCCAACCTGGGCGACGCGCAGAGCGTGGTCGCCGGCTCCGCCATCCGCCCGGACAACCCCGAGCTGGCCGCGGCCCGGGCTGCCGGGCTGCCCGTACTCCACCGCTCGGAGGCCCTGGCGGCCGCCATGGCGCAGGACACCGCCGTGACCGTCGCCGGCACGCACGGCAAGTCCACCACGACGTCGATGATCACCGTCCTGCTGCAGGGCGCGGGGCTTGACCCGTCCTTCGCCATCGGCGCGAACGTCCCGGCGCTGGGCGTCAACGCCGCCAGCGGCAGCTCGCCGGTTTTCGTCGCGGAAGCCGACGAATCCGACGGCTCGTTCCTGAACTACCGCCCGCAGATCGCGGTCGTGACCAACGTCGAACCGGACCACCTCGACTACTACGGCACCGCCGAGGCCGTCTACGCCTCCTTCGACCGGTTCGCCGCCCTGCTCCCGGCCGACGGTGTGCTGGTGGCCTGCGCGGACGACGCCGGAGCCAGGGCCCTGGCCACACGGACCCTCGAGCGCGGCAACACCCGCGTTGTGCTCTACGGCACCAGCGCCGACGCCCAGTTCGTGCTGCACGACGGCGGCCCGGGGGACGTCGCGATCACCACCCCCGCCGGACGCTTCCCCCTCGATCTGCACGTTCCCGGGCGGCACAATGCCCTCAACGCGGCGGCTGCCTTCGCCGTCGCGCTGGAACTTGGCGTGGACCCCGCCGTTGCCGCCGGCGCCCTGGCCAACTTCACCGGGGCCTCCCGGCGCTTCGAATTCAAGGGCGAGGGCGGCGGCGTCCGGGTCTACGACGACTACGCCCACCACCCCACGGAAGTGCGGGCAGCCCTGTCCGCGGCGCGGTCGGTGGCCGGCGGCCACAAGCTGCACGTCCTCTTCCAGCCGCACCTGTTCTCCCGGACCCGGGAATTCGCCGCAGAGTTCGCCGCGGCGCTCAACGCCGCCGATACCGCACTGGTCCTGGACATCTACCCCGCCCGCGAAGACCTGATTCCCGGCGTCACCAGCCAGTTGATCGCGGCGCACCTGGGCGCCGGCGGCCGGCTCGTCGGGCCGGGTGAGGAGGCTGTGCAGTCCATCGTGTCCGCCGCCGCGCCCGGGGACATCGTGCTCACGGTCGGCGCCGGCGACGTCACGGCCTACGGCCCGCTGATCGTGGCGGCCCTGAACGGCGGAGCCGCCGGTGCCTAGCACCCGGCGCCCCAGCTACCGGACGGGCACACGCCGGCCGGCGGCGGGCGGGGTCTCCCCGTCCTCCGACGTCATCTCCGCGTCCAAGGACGGCGGCCCCACCGGCGGCGCAGCCGCGACGGTAACCCCGGCGGCCCGGGACAACGTGCTGTCCTTCCCCGAACCCAAGGCCAAGCGGCGCCGGCGCATCCGCCAGGGCATCATCGGGTCCCTGGCCGTGCTGGTCGCGGGGCTCATCGCCGCGGCGGTCTACTCACCGGTCCTGGCGGTGCAGACGGTCACCGTGGAAGGCACCAGACTGCTCACTGCTGAGCAGGTCCAGTCGGCCCTGGAACCGCTGCAGGGCAAGCCCCTGCCGCAGATCAGCGACGGGGACGTCACGGCGCTGCTGCAGCCTCTGGTCCAGGTCAAGGAAGTCAGCACCCAGGCCCGCCCGCCCTCGACGCTGCTGGTCAAGGTGACCGAACGCGTGCCGGTGGCCCTGGTCAGGCAGGGCGACGCGCACCAGCTGGTCGACGCCGACGGCGTGAAACTCAGCGACACCGCCGATCCGGCCTCGATTCCGCTTCCGGTCATCGACGGCGGAGGCGGCACCCTGCCCAAGGACCTGTTCCATGCCATCACCGGGGTCCTGGGGGCACTGCCCGCGGATGTGCTCGCCCGGCTCTCCAACGCATCGGCCAAATCGGTGGATGCCGTGGAGCTCAAACTGGTGGACGGCCAGACGATCGTCTGGGGCAACGCGGGGGAGAAGGAGCTCAAGGCAAAGGTGCTCGAGGCCCTGCTGAAGGCCCCCGCGGACCCGAAGAATCCGGTCCGGGTCTACGATGTCAGCGTGCCCCGGCACCCGGTCACCCGATAGCCGTAAATCACTTGGCCGGGAGCCAGTTTGCCGCCAATACCGCGACACGCGGGCCCGGTAATTGAATGTCCTCCGCATAGGAAATAGCGTCACTGCATGAGTTACTTGACATAACTATAACCTTCAAGTCGAAGGTTAGGGTTCCAAGGTTCAAGTCCGACTCCATCAGTTTTCGCAATAGAACACGAACAAGGGACACGTAACGTGGCAGCTCCGCAGAATTACTTGGCCGTCATCAAGGTCGTCGGCATCGGCGGCGGTGGCGTGAACGCAGTCAACCGCATGATCGAGGTCGGTCTTCGCGGCGTCGAATTCATCGCCGTCAACACCGACGCACAGGCGCTGTTGATGAGCGATGCCGACGTCAAGCTCGATATCGGGCGTGAGCTGACGCGCGGCCTGGGTGCCGGTGCGAACCCGGAGGTCGGCCGGCAGGCCGCAGAGGACCACGCCGAGGAAATCGAAGAGGTCATCCGCGGCGCAGACATGGTCTTCGTCACCGCCGGCGAAGGCGGCGGCACCGGTACCGGCGGCGCGCCCGTCGTCGCCAGGATCGCCCGCTCGCTCGGCGCGCTGACCATCGGCGTCGTCACCCGCCCCTTCACCTTCGAGGGCCGCCGCCGCGCCGGCTCCGCCGAGGCCGGCATTGACGCCCTCCGCGACGAGGTCGACACGCTGATCGTCATCCCGAATGACCGGCTGCTGTCCATCAGCGACCGCAACGTCTCCGTCCTGGACGCGTTCCGCTCCGCCGACCAGGTCCTGCTGTCCGGTGTCCAGGGCATCACCGACCTGATCACCACCCCCGGCCTGATCAACCTTGACTTTGCAGACGTCAAGTCCGTCATGCAGGGCGCAGGCTCCGCCCTGATGGGCATCGGCTCGGCACGCGGTGAAGACCGCGCCGTCAAGGCGGCCGAGCTCGCCATTGCCTCCCCGCTGCTTGAAGCTTCGATCGACGGCGCCCACGGCGTCCTGCTGTCCATCCAGGGCGGCTCGGACCTCGGACTCTTCGAGATCAACGAGGCTGCCCGCCTGGTCCAGGAAGTCGCCCACCCCGAGGCCAACATCATCTTCGGCGCGGTCATCGACGATGCCCTCGGCGACGAGGCCCGCGTGACGGTCATCGCAGCAGGCTTCGACGACGTCAAGGCCACCTCCCCGTCGATGGACCAGTCCCTTCCGCAGTCGGCACCGCAGCGTCCGGCGGCCCCGGCAGCAGCCCCCGCCCCGGCCCAGGCTCCGTCCTCGGCCCAGGTCCAGCCGCTGCACGCCACCGTCGGCGCTTCCGGTTACGGCGGCTGGGGCCAGCAGCGCCCGTCCGCAGTCCCGGCGGACTCCGGCTTCGACGCTGACCTGCCCTCGGTGGTGGAGCCGGACCTGTCCGGCCGCCACTCCGACGACCTGGATGTCCCTGACTTCCTCAAGTAGATCCTGAAGCACCATGGCACTGCCCGATGGCAGTGCCATGGTGCTTTCTCGTAGGATCGAAGTTCTGCAACCAAGTTTGGCAACGATGTGGGGTTTTGAGTGTTTTCGTGGCGGACGGAAGTCCGGCCCGGCGTCTGGGTGGCTTTCACCGACGCCGCTGCCGGCAACCTGGCGCTCCATGTCGGCGACGACCCGGCCGCGGTCCGGCGCCGGCGCGCCCGCCTCGAGGCGGCCCTGGGGCTCGGCGGCCGCAGCTTCCAGTACATGAACCAGGTCCATGGCAGCGAAGTCGCCAGCATCGGTGCCGCGGCCGCCCACGGCTCCGGAACCGGCGCCCCGGCCGCCGATGCTCCCACTGCGGGCGCTCCCACTGCGGACGCCCCCACTGCGGACGCCATGGTCTCCCTGGGCGAACCGTTGGCGGTGATGGTGGCGGACTGTGTGCCGGTCGTCCTGCTGGGGGAGCGGCCCGACGGGGAAACCCCGGTCCTCGCCGTGGTCCATGCCGGGCGCCCGGGTGTCGCCTCCGGCGTCGTCCCGGCGGCCGTGGCCCGCATGCTCGAACTGGGCGCCGCCGGGCTCAGCGCCTGGATTGGCCCGTCCGTCTGCGGAGGGTGCTACGAGGTCCCCGGGGACATGCGCGAGGACGTGGCCGCCCTCGTGCCCGCGGCCCGGTGCACCACGACCCGGGGCACCCCGGGCCTGGACCTGCCGGCCGCCGTCCGCAGCCAGCTGCGGGACGCGAGTGTCCGGGTCGAATACTCCGGCAGCTGCACCCTGGAAGACGAACGCCTCTTCTCCTACCGCCGCGACCGGCACACGGGACGATTCGCCGGGCTGGTGTGGACCGGCTCCGCGCCGGCCGGCGGCGGACTGCCGGATGAATGACCAGGTGAATGGCCAAGTGAATGACCAGGTGAATGACCATGTGACGGAGCCGGAGCCCGCAACCGGGCAGGCCGATCCCCGGCTGGAACAGCTCCGCGGTCGGCTCGCCGCCGTCCGGCGGCGCATCGACGGCGCCGTGGCGGCCGCCGGCCGGCAGGAGCGGCCGCCCCGGCTGATCGTCGTCACCAAATTCCACCCCGCAGAGGACGTGCGGAGGCTCGCCCTCCTGGGCATCACGGACGTCGGGGAAAACCGTGACCAGGAAGCCGCGGAAAAAGCCGCCGCGCTGGGCGCGCTGGGGCTCCACTGGCACTTCATCGGCCAGCTCCAGAGCAACAAGGCAAAGTCCGTGGTGAAGTACGCCCATGCCGTACACTCCGTGGACCGCCTGCAGCTGGCCGGCGCCCTGGCCAAGGCCATGGCGGCCGAGCAGGAACGCACCGGAAGAGCGCCGCTGGAGTGCTTCATCCAGGTCAGCCTCGACGACGACGCCGGCGGTCGCCGCGGCGGTGCCCTGCCCTCCGACGTCCCGGCGCTGGCCGAGCAGCTGGCCGGCTCGGCGGGACTCCGGCTGGCCGGGGTGATGGCGGTCGCCCCCTTCGGCAGCGATCCGGCCCCGGCGTTCGAGAAGCTCGCGGCACTGTCCGCGCGCCTGACCGCCGACCATCCCGGCGCCACGGGCATTTCCGCGGGGATGAGCCAGGACCTGGAACAAGCCATCCGCTTCGGGGCGACACACCTACGCATTGGCTCCGATATTCTCGGTCCGCGTCCGGCGTTGGGGTAGGTTCAACGTATTGGAAGGTAATGGCGGGGATTCCAAGGCTGCTAAGTCATTGAACGGCCCGCTGACAGACACGATTAGGAGTCGACCATGGCCGGCGCTCTGCGCAAGACAATGATCTATCTTGGGCTCGCCGATGGCGACGAACACCACGAGTCTGAGCACCACACATCGCACAAGGATGAGGACGATTCCATGGAGCATGACCGCGAGGAACGCCGCGCACCGGCGCCCGTCCGCGAGGCCCCCCGGGAAGAGCCCTACGCCGCCGAAGAGGAATATCGCGCACCTGTGACACCCATCAAGCGAGCGGCATCGAGCCGTGAAGAGCACACCGGACTCCGCCAGATCACCACGATCCACCCGCGGTCCTACAACGACGCCAAGATCATTGGCGAAAGCTTCCGGGACGGCATCCCTGTCATCATGAACGTGACGGACATGGGTGAGGCGGATGCGAAGCGACTCGTCGACTTCTCAGCCGGACTGGTCTTCGGACTTCGCGGCAGCATCGAGCGAGTGACCAACAAGGTCTTCCTGCTCTCGCCGTCGTACGTTGAAGTCATCGGCGATGACAAGAAGGTCAGCGAGACACAGGCGGCCTTCTTCAACCAGAGCTAGTCCACGATTTCGTCAGGGATGCCAGGCAGGGACACCCTGTCTGGCATCCGTGCTGAATTATCCGTGTTGAAATAGAGGCGTAACCATCAAAGAGGACACTGCGGTATCCGGAATGAACATGGAGATATGAGTTAGCTCATGGGAATTGTTTTCGGACTTGTCTATATCGCTTTGCTGTTGTTCCTGGTTGCCCTCATCATCCGGCTGATCTTCGACTGGGTGCAGATGTTCGCGCGGGACTGGCGGCCGCGCGGCGCGGCGCTCGTCACGGCCCACGCTGTGTATTCGGTCACAGACAAGCCCATCAAACTGCTCCGGCGGCTCATTCCGCCGCTGCGGCTTGGCGGAATTTCACTGGACCTCGGCTTCCTGCTCCTGTTCGTGGCAGTCACCATCGCCATGTCAGTAGCCAGGTTCCTGGTGGTTTCCCAGTCGATCGCGGCGTAGCCGGGCGGCGGACCCGGTCCGCAGCCCGAAACATTTAGAAACTCCGGTTTGACACTGCGGTGTTGAATTAGAGGAACCAGACCATATATAGGTACCGTAGTTTTGACGGCCGGAAGGCCTACTGACTAACTAGACCAACGAGGTGACCAGATGGCTTTGACGCCAGAAGACGTTGTCAACAAGCGCTTTCAGCCGACCAAGTTCCGCGAAGGCTACGACCAGGATGAAGTTGATGACTTCCTGGACGAGATCGTCGTGGAACTGCGACGCCTGAACCAGGAGAACGACGAGCTGCGCAAGAAGCTCGCCGAACTGGGCGCCGGCACGCCTGCCAGCTCCGCCGCCGCGGCTCCCGTGGTGGAAAAGGTTCCGGCACCCGTCAAGGCCGAGAAGGAAGACCGCGCCAAGGCCGATGCCGAGGCCAAGACCGCCGAAGCCGCCAAGGCTGCTGAAGTTGCCAAGAAGAAGGAAGCCGAGCAGGCAGCTGCCCCGGCACGCGTCGCCTCCACCCCGGCGGCCGAGTCCGCTGCAGGTCTGCTCGCCATGGCGCAGCAGATGCACGACAAGCACGTCGCCGACGGCGAGCAGCAGCGCGACAAAATCATCGCCGAAGCGCAGATCGAGGCCAGCAGCCTCGTCAACGACGCCCAGGAAAAGTCCCGCAAGATCCTCGGCGCCCTCGAGCAGCAGCGCTCCGTGCTGGAACGCAAGGTCGAGCAGCTCCGCGGCTTCGAGCGCGACTACCGTTCACGCCTGAAGGCCTACATCGAAGGCCAGCTGCGTGATCTGGATGCCCGGGGCTCCGTGGCGGCCCCTGAGGTCGAAGCCACCAGCTAGCATTAAGCACGTATTCTAAAGGCCGGTGGCTGAGGATTCCTCGGCCGCCGGCCTTTGCCATTAACCGCAGCTTCTGCCGGCGGCCGTGACCAAGCACCCAGCCCCCAGTCCCCGCACTGGCCCGTGAACGAAAGCCTTATGACTGACGCACCCTCCCCTGACGCCACGCAGCCCGCTGAGTCCGCCCAGACGGCGCCCCTGAAGCCGCGGCCGCCGCGGGTCCTGCTGCTCTCCGTGTTCTTCGGCCTGGCGGTGTTCGCCTACGTCTTCGACCAGCTGACCAAACTGTGGGTCACGGGCAACATGATCGAGGGGGAGAGGATCCCCGTGTTCCCCCCGCTGCTGCACTGGTACTACATTCGAAACTCCGGTGCCGCGTTCTCGATCGGGGAAAACGTCACCTGGGTGTTCACGATCATCATGACTGCCGTCTCGATCGCCATCCTGCTGCAGCTGCGGAAACTGGGCTCGCTCTGGTGGGCAATGGCGCTCGGACTGCTGCTCGGCGGTGCGCTGGGCAACCTCACGGACCGGCTGTTCCGCGAGCCCTCTTTCGCCATGGGCCATGTCGTGGACTTCATCCAGCTCCCCAATTTCGCGATCTTCAACATCGCAGACTCGGCCGTCGTGTCCTCCGTGGTGATCATCTGCCTGCTCACCCTGCGCGGGATCTCCCTGGACGGCTCGCACCAAACGAAGGACACCGCAAAACATGACTCCTAAGGACGCCGTGCCTGAGCGCAGGATGCCTGAAGACCTGACGCCCAAAGACCTGACGCCCACGGGCCCTGCGTCATCGTTCCGCTTTGTGGTCCCGGATGACCTCGCGGGAACCCGCGTGGATGCCGGGCTGGCGAAACTCATGGACATTTCCCGCTCCCAGGCCGCCACGCTGATCGCCGAAGGCAATGTCACCAGCAAGGACAAAGCGGTCGGAAAGTCGCTCAAGCTTGCCCCCGGCGCCGTGCTCGACGTCGTCGTCCCGGCACGCCGGGACCCCCTGGAAATCGTGGAGGAAGTTGTGGAAGGCCTGAACATCCTGCTGGACGATGGCGAGTTTGTCGTCATCGACAAACCGGTCGGTGTGGCCGCGCACCCCTCGCCCGGCTGGGTGGGGCCCACCGTCGTTGGCGCCCTCGCCGGCCTCGGCTACCGGATCACCACCTCCGGCGGGCCGGAGCGTGCGGGCATCGTCCACCGGCTCGACGTCGGGACCTCCGGGGTGATGGTGGTCGCCAAGACGGAGCGGGCGTACACGGCGCTCAAGCGCGCCTTCAAGGAACGCACCGTGGACAAGGTTTACCACGCAGTCGTCCAGGGCCTGCCGGACCCGCTGGCCGGCACGATTGACGCGCCCATCGGCCGCCACCCGGGCCACGACTGGCGCTTCGCCGTGATCGAGGACGGCCGGGACTCCATCACCCACTACGAGGTCCTCGAGGCGTTCGGGAAAGCCTCGCTGGTGGAAGTGCACCTGGAGACCGGCCGCACCCACCAGATCCGGGTCCACTTCGCGGCCCTGCGACACCCCTGCGCCGGCGACCTGACCTACGGTGCGGATCCCCGGCTCGCCGCCACCCTGGGGCTCACCCGGCAGTGGCTGCACGCCCGGCAGCTGTCCTTCGACCACCCCCGGACGGGTGAGCGGGTCACCGTCACCAGCGAGTACCCGCAGGACCTGCGCTACGCGCTCGAGGTTTTGGAGTCCGGACAGGCCTGAGCCGGCTGAGGCGGGACCCGACCGGACCTGTCCAACCGGGTCCCCGGCCGGAGTGCCGCACGGAAAGGTCGGTGCGCGGCACTAGAATGATTCGGTGACTTCCAGCAACGACTCGTTTGTCCATCTCCACAACCACACCGAGTACTCGATGCTGGACGGCGCCGCCCGGCTTAGTGAACTGTTCGACGAAACCGAGCGGCTCGGCATGCCGGCCCTCGCCACGACCGACCACGGCTACCTGTTCGGCGCCTTTGATTTCTGGAAACGGGCCACTGACCAGGGCATCAAGCCGATCATCGGCGTCGAGGCCTATGTCACTCCCGGGACCGCCCGCACGGACAAGACCCGTGTCCGCTGGGGCGAGGAGAACCAGCGCAAGGACGACATCTCCGGCGGCGGCGCCTACACCCACATGACCCTGCTCAGCTACAACAATGTGGGCATGCGGAACCTGTTCCGTGCCTCCTCGATCGCCTCCCTGGACTCGGTCTTCGGCAAATGGCCCCGGCTGGACCGCGAGCTGCTGAACACCTACTCCGAAGGGCTGATCGCCACGACCGGCTGCCCGTCCGGGGAGGTCCAGACCCGGCTCCGGCTCGGCCAGTACCGCGAGGCGGTCGAGGCGGCCGCCGAGTTCCGCGACATCTTCGGCGCCGAAAACTACTTCTGCGAACTCATGGACCACGGCCTGGATATCGAGCGGCGCGTCACCGGGGACCTGCTGCGGCTGGCCAAGGAACTGAACCTGCCCCTGGTGGCCACCAATGACCTCCACTACACGCACGAGCACGACGCGAAGGCGCACGAGGCCCTGCTGGCCATCCAGTCGGGTTCCACCCTGCTGGAGCCGACGTACGACAACGGCGGCTCGCGCTTCGCCTTCTCCGGCAGCGGGTACTACCTGAAATCCCCGCAGGAAATGCGGGAGCTGTTCCGCGACCACCCCGAGGCATGCGACAACACGCTCCTGATCGCCGAGCGCTGCGAGGTTTCGTTCAACACCGGCGCCAACTACATGCCCCGGTTCCCCTGCCCGGAGGGGGAGGACGAAACGTCCTGGCTGGTCAAGGAAGTCGACAAGGGACTCCGCTACCGCTACCCCCAGGGCATCCCGGACAAGGTCCGCACCCAGGCTGACTACGAGCTCGGCGTCATCACGTCCATGGGTTTCCCCGGCTACTTCCTGGTGGTGGCCGACTTCATCAACTGGGCCAAGAACAACGGCATCCGGGTCGGTCCCGGACGCGGCTCGGGCGCCGGCTCCATGGTGGCGTATGCCATGCGCATCACCGACCTCGATCCGCTGCACCACGGGCTGATCTTCGAGCGATTCCTCAACCCGGACCGGGTCTCCATGCCTGACTTCGACGTCGACTTCGATGACCGGCGCCGCTCCGAGGTCATTGACTACGTCACGCGCAAATACGGTGACGAACGCGTCGCGATGATCGTCACCTACGGCACCATCAAGACCAAGCAGGCCCTCAAGGACTCATCACGCGTGCTGGGCTACCCGTTCAGCATGGGCGAACAGCTGACCAAGGCGCTGCCGCCCGCCGTGATGGCCAAGGACATCCCGCTGGCCGACATCCAGAACAAGGACTCCAAGCGCTACAGCGAGGCCGCTGACTTCCGCCAGCTGATCGCCACGGACC
It includes:
- a CDS encoding cell division protein FtsQ/DivIB produces the protein MPSTRRPSYRTGTRRPAAGGVSPSSDVISASKDGGPTGGAAATVTPAARDNVLSFPEPKAKRRRRIRQGIIGSLAVLVAGLIAAAVYSPVLAVQTVTVEGTRLLTAEQVQSALEPLQGKPLPQISDGDVTALLQPLVQVKEVSTQARPPSTLLVKVTERVPVALVRQGDAHQLVDADGVKLSDTADPASIPLPVIDGGGGTLPKDLFHAITGVLGALPADVLARLSNASAKSVDAVELKLVDGQTIVWGNAGEKELKAKVLEALLKAPADPKNPVRVYDVSVPRHPVTR
- the murC gene encoding UDP-N-acetylmuramate--L-alanine ligase, with protein sequence MTQPEHQHSSTDARTGQSLGRMHFIGIGGVGMSAVARIMVARGLPVSGSDAKDLPVMADLAAAGARICVGYDAANLGDAQSVVAGSAIRPDNPELAAARAAGLPVLHRSEALAAAMAQDTAVTVAGTHGKSTTTSMITVLLQGAGLDPSFAIGANVPALGVNAASGSSPVFVAEADESDGSFLNYRPQIAVVTNVEPDHLDYYGTAEAVYASFDRFAALLPADGVLVACADDAGARALATRTLERGNTRVVLYGTSADAQFVLHDGGPGDVAITTPAGRFPLDLHVPGRHNALNAAAAFAVALELGVDPAVAAGALANFTGASRRFEFKGEGGGVRVYDDYAHHPTEVRAALSAARSVAGGHKLHVLFQPHLFSRTREFAAEFAAALNAADTALVLDIYPAREDLIPGVTSQLIAAHLGAGGRLVGPGEEAVQSIVSAAAPGDIVLTVGAGDVTAYGPLIVAALNGGAAGA
- the ftsW gene encoding putative lipid II flippase FtsW is translated as MVSTPTRNPAATPAAGKPPAAKAPAAAPSAPGTPKGPQRAGRKIRGWYRGFWSALEGSGKSRNGSTYYLILGSTLALTAIGILMVLSASSVEAIAAGESPYTAALKQGTFAGLGLFSMFLLSRVNVVWLKRGAWIAIIVAFALLVLVLLVGRSALGNQNWIDVGPFTFQPSEAAKLALALWMATVLDRKAKLLSQAKHALIPVVLPGAAGVIGLILMGNDLGTAMIVMMITAAALFFAGVRLYLFGIAGVFLAAGTAVLAITSPNRVCRILSWTGQTCADGSDLNYQSTNGLYGLASGGWFGVGLGQSRQKYSWIPEAHNDFIFAIIGEELGLVGTFVVLVLFAILGTAIYRVVVAQKDMFHRVLAGTIMVWLLGQATVNMAVVTGLAPVVGIPLPFISYGGSALLMSLCAIGVVLSLARAQMAPGLRPKRLFRFGPAGLAATLRKRSAAHGTATKEDTKDARNAARRPAGSTGKNPARNAAKAATASAPAPATGRKAPVDTGAPRAPGTRTPGSRTPAPSNPARKRK
- the murG gene encoding undecaprenyldiphospho-muramoylpentapeptide beta-N-acetylglucosaminyltransferase, with amino-acid sequence MNTESSISVVLAGGGTAGHISPLLAIANALREARPGMRLLAVGTPAGMETRLVPAAGLDLATISRVPFPRRPSLEMLRLPGRLAGAVKQAGVILDEAKADVLVGVGGYVCTPMYLAAWRRKIPIVIHEANTRPGLANRVGALLGGHVAVAFAATRLGASRHVGMPMRREISSLDRSAARAEARAGLGLDPQRPALVVTGGSSGAQSINRTIAASLGLLADAGIQTLHITGRGKAVQDADGRPLAAPGYQQREYVDRMETVYAAADLLLARSGAATVCEVAAVGLPAVFVPLPVGNGEQALNAGGLVAAGGALTVEDGAFSPEWVRGQIIPLLQDPDRLARMAASAEQLGIRDADQRMASLVLETVASAKAKPVKPSRKW
- the ftsZ gene encoding cell division protein FtsZ, yielding MAAPQNYLAVIKVVGIGGGGVNAVNRMIEVGLRGVEFIAVNTDAQALLMSDADVKLDIGRELTRGLGAGANPEVGRQAAEDHAEEIEEVIRGADMVFVTAGEGGGTGTGGAPVVARIARSLGALTIGVVTRPFTFEGRRRAGSAEAGIDALRDEVDTLIVIPNDRLLSISDRNVSVLDAFRSADQVLLSGVQGITDLITTPGLINLDFADVKSVMQGAGSALMGIGSARGEDRAVKAAELAIASPLLEASIDGAHGVLLSIQGGSDLGLFEINEAARLVQEVAHPEANIIFGAVIDDALGDEARVTVIAAGFDDVKATSPSMDQSLPQSAPQRPAAPAAAPAPAQAPSSAQVQPLHATVGASGYGGWGQQRPSAVPADSGFDADLPSVVEPDLSGRHSDDLDVPDFLK